The DNA sequence agTTGAGAGAgaaagcttgaactgctgctcgactctcccttgcaaggaagtttgcgtggttgatctgagtctagtgaacgaacagcgcgggtgatcaaaacttcaccctcacacttATCTCATCTCGTTTTGTCTCGTCTTCTCCCACTTTAACCCGAGCTGGGTTGCAGGGGCAGCATCTTAAGCAAAGATGCCCAGACTTTCCTCTCTGTAGGCACTTCCTTCAGCTCTTCAGGGAgtcagccgagagacatagtctctccagcTTGTCCTGGGTCTGCCTCATTcattttcacatgatcatgttgcattcacttaaaaaaaagtcaatacaTCAATACGCAAACTGATGTTTTCTCGAcaagcaaatgtcaaaaaaagtcaaaatgtgattgcaacattagttttcatatgatcatgttgcattccctttttatttttttttatttttttaaagtgcatTCATACCCACACTTGACGTTTTCTCGACGAGGTGCCTGGAACACCTCCCTAGGGAGTTGTCCAAGCCACCGAAGTTGTCTCCTTTCAACAGGAGTAGCAGCTCTTCTCTGAGCTCCTCCCAagtgactgagcttctcaccctatctctaaggtagcgcccagccaccctgcggaggaaaatcatttcagccacttgtatCCGCgttcttgttctttcggtcattaccaaAAGTTTCTGACCATAGATGAGAGTAGGAGCATAGACTGACTGGTAAATCAAGAACTTCGCTTAGCAGTgaagctctctcttcaccatgATGGTCTGGTACACTGAGTGCATAACTGCAGAAGATGCACCGATCCACCTTTCAATCTCACGCTCTATCCTTCCCTCCATGCCAGTTTGGACTGCCCCCGGGCCGGGTCCCATGGACTCAGACCCCGGCCACCAGATGCTCGCCTGCAAGCTCCAACCCCAGGCCTGACTCCAGTGTGGGGCCCCTGGTAACGCCAATCTGGGTGACGTAAACAACCTTGATTGTGTCTCTTCATGGTGGGTTGGTGAACCGCCCTTAGTCTGACCCGTCACCGAGGACCTGTTTGCTATGGGAGGCCCTACCAGGGACGTAACAGCCCTGGACAActtagctcccaggctcattcaggcacacaaacccctccaccGCATAAGGTggtggtttttattttatggaATGTATTTACTTTCTTATCTTCCTCCCACGCTTTCTGCAATAATTCCCTACTTCTCTTCTTCACTATGGCTTTTGCTTATCCTCTTGCTAATGGAACCGATGTTGTTATTTCTTAGCTAATTCCCTTTTAGGCCCTCATGTGCCGGCAGCCAGGAATAATGTACATCAATACCTCCTCTGAGGGGTCTCAATAAAGTGTGATATCATTCCAGACAGCCTCGTTTGCATGTTTTAAATCCTGGAATATGGTGAGAGACAAACAAATTCAATAAATTAACAACATAACCTTACCAATAGTGTGTTGGTGACATTATAAGTAATGCCCTGCCTTCCTGCAGCCAGTCAgcaccagcagaaccacagaAGACTCATAAATGTTATATTACTTTATCATCGTTATGGAGATGAAGAATTAGCCCTGACAATCTTTTCAGTTGATCTGCATGTGCAGGAAGTTTTAGCATAACTCCTACTGTGTCCCTCCAAACTTCCTAAGCTCAGTCTGTAAATCCCTCCCCGGTTTTTGGGTTTAGTCCCAATTGCAAAAGTAGAAAGTGACACTGCAGAGGTGTCCTTGGTGATACTTGTGTTTATCTTATATCTACCGTTATTCTTCTCTCAAAAGGGTCAATCACGACTCCTTCTACCTTTTATATTGAAAGGGCTTTCCTGTTTGAACGCGTGCCTCGGATTTTGTTTTGAAAGCACCTCCGGAAGTTGTGCTGCAGTGACGCAGTGTGGGTGCAGGTGATGCTGAGGAAGGAGCATCCTCCGTAGGTCCAGAGCAGCAGGACGGGCCGCTGCCTCCGGGCGATGACGTGATGCATCAACCGCCTGCGTCTTTTAAGTTTTAAACGTGACGTCCCTACCGTCCTGGAGCCGCTGGCGGCGTCTTGAGCTCGGCAATGGTGGACTTGTCTGGCAGCGGTGCCGTGGGGACCGGGCTGGGTCAAGGCTCCGGCTCCAACAACAATGCCAAGAAAACGAAAAAGTCGCGGACCAGAAGAGGCAAAAGAGGCCGACGAAGAAGAAACAAGAGGAACACCCGGAGCAACAAGACCCCACCGCCGTATTTTCCACCCGAGGTAGCAGCGCGAGGATTAAGGCAGGAGCCTGCTGAAGCTAGTTCCGGGCTAATTTAGAACACAATAACACTAGCCATCAAATGCTGTGGCTTAAATCTCCATTCAGCCCCAAACCTTCCCATATTAACCTTTCACCTTTTCATTACTATGACCGTCAATGTCGatctctttctctttatttcagGCGGAAGAAGGAAATATTGAGTACAAGGTAACTTTTTTTTATAACAGGTTGTATTTTTGACCACATCGGTAGAAGATAAAGAATATGTAGATAAAACATGTGATTGTTAGCATTTAAAGGTGAGATTATTAAGTTAAAGATGGTCCACACACTGATTTACAAGAGTCCTACAGAATTAGAAAGTCCTTAGTTTTCAGGACAAACTAGCATTTCTTATTGAAATGATGCTTTTTGACAACAGtgaatcagctgctgctgcttttcaggCTGTAAAAGCTCCTGTTTGACCAAATTGTGTGTTATGATGCTCTTCATAGCTGAAGTTGGTGAATCCCACTCAGTACCGTTTTGAGCATCTTGCCACGCAGTTGAAATGGCGTCTGCAAGAAGGCCGCGGCGAGGCTGTCTACCAGATTGGCGTTGAAGACAACGGGCTGTTGGTGGGCCTAACGGAGGCCGACATGAGGGCATCGCTCAGAACCTTGAAGAGGATGGCAGAGAAGTTGGTCCACGTTTATAACAATGTAACATGGAGCTAAACCCAGCAGAGTATTTCCTGTTAGCCATTGCTAGCTCATTACGTGCATAAGCTAAACTCAGCCACGTGGGTTTGTTAGCTAACCTCAGGCAACTTCTCCTTATGGAGTTTTAATGGTGTCGGTTTACAAAATCAAACCTGAAAGTCCAGCTCTGGTTCTCTGTCATCAGAGTCGGTGCTGATATCACCCTCCTCAGAGAGCGGGAGCTCGACTATGACTCGGACAGAAGCACCCGCAAAATCGCAGAAGTTCTGGTCCGAAAAGTTCCTGATGACCAGCAGGTGAGGTTTTTCCTTCAGTTAGGTTCCTCTGGAGAACCTGTGTCCTGACAAAATCAACAACACacatgtttattcatttttaaccCTGACTGAACCTGGTTCCTCATCACCTCTGCCCTGGACTGGACCGGACTCCATCACATCTGACCTGGACTGCACCTGGTTCCCCCTCACCTCTGACCTGGATTGAGCCTGATTCCTCATCACCTCTGACCTTCGGCTGTTTCCACACAGTTCCTGGATCTACGGGTGGCTGTTCTAGGGAATGTAGACTCGGGGAAGTCGACCCTCCTGGGTGTCCTGACACAGGGTGAGTTAGACAACGGACGTGGGCGCGCACGACTCAACCTGTTCAGACATCTGCATGAAATCCAGACGGGTAGAACCTCCAGCATCAGCTTTGAGATCCTGGGCTTCAACAGTAAAGGAGAGgtgagctgacacacacacattgctgtCACACACCTATGCACACGCTCATGCACTTGCACATTTTTGGTATTTCAAAAATCAAACCGTACTATTAACACTGCAAAAGTTAGCTACTCTTGCGTGATTTTCAACACATCACACAATGAGGGCATCGTACACTTCCATAGCTGGTTCTGGTCTCAGTTCCATGGAGCTCAGCAGGAAGTATGCTGGCCGAGGGAAGAACAGCATGCTCACCCGTGAACTGGCACTGCTGGCGACGCGTTGGGCCAAGGAGGGACTGTTGCTGATGCCTGACCGGTTCACTGCAGATTAGCCAGCCAGGGACAACTCGATCAAACCGATTACTCCTTGCTCCCAGGCCATTAGCATCTGTTTCTCCAAGCTAACAGCTAATCttaagtcaaatcaaatcaaatcaatctttatttatatagcgtcttatacaatcaaaattgtttcaaggcgctttccagaatcccagggcctgaccccagacaagcaacagtggcaaggaaaaactccccttaacaggaagaaaccttgagcaggaccaggctacATTAAAAACCTGACGCACCCCTCATCCTCATTACCAGGAACATGTAAACAAATTATATTTGCTGAGGACCTGCTGCGTTAACCTGCTGCGCTAACACCTGCAGGCCCAACTGATCATGTGTCCTCCTTCGTTGGTGGTGCTTCAGGTAGTCAACTACAGCGACTCCCGGACAGCCGAGGAGATCTGCGAGAGCTCCTCCAAGATGATCACCTTTATTGATCTGGCCGGACACCACAAGTACTTGAAAACGACCGTTTTCGGCCTCACCAGCTACTGCCCCAACTTCGCCATGCTGATGGTGAGCGCCAACACCGGCATTGGTGAGCAAAACCGTCACCAGCAGGTGACAGATCAAATATTGTTTCCAATTCCATGTGATACTCCACAGCGCCCCTTGCTGGGAACACATGAGCTCAGCCCCAGAACATAAGCTTTATTGCCTTTGCGTTTACTATATTTAATGTctaaaatgttaatttaaatgctgttttagcTTCACAGCTCAGATGATTTCTGTAGAAAAACTACATAGTTTGTTCCAAATTCTGGTATCATCCATTTTATCCTCAAACAGCTGGTACGACCCGTGAACACCTGGGCCTGGCCATGGCGCTCAAAGTTCCTATCTTTATTGTGGTCAGTAAAGTGGACCTGTGCTCCGGCAGCACCGTGGAGCGGACTGTCCGCCAACTGGAGCGGGTCTTGAAGCAACCGGGCTGCAACAAGGTTCCCATGGTGGTGTCCAACCCCGATGATGCCGTCACAGCTGCGCAGCAATTCACACAGTCAACATGGTGCGTTCAAGTACTCTACCAGTGCTGGTTCTTGTTGATTTTGTTACAAATGTTGTATTATTATTCTATTTAAACATTGTCAACAACTTCTGGACAAAGACTGAAAACAAtactgtgtgtgtctatgtgtgtgtgtgtgtctatgtgtgtgtgcagcgtcACTCCCATCTTCACACTGTCCAGTGTTTCTGGAGAAAATCTGGATCTCCTCAAAGTGTTCTTGAACATCCTTCCTCCACTGAGCAACagcaaagagcaggaggagctgatgcagcagctcactgagttccaggtacacacacacactctctaacagacacacaccaatgttcttatgtgtgtgtgtgtgtccaggtggaTGAGATCTTCTCTGTTCCTGATGTTGGCACTGTGGTGGGAGGAACTCTGTACAGgtgagaacacaggtgaacttCTGTGAGTGTACAGCTGAGTGTTACTGCtcagcctgcagggggcgctcaCAGGCCCCGACAGGgagagcagaagaaaggaaaCCCCACACAAACCCAATGGGAAGAGGTAAACAGAACTGGGTCCACCAACATGTTCCAGGTTCTGGCAtctgagtccccccccccccacacacacacacacagttgtttgGTTGGTGTGTTGTCAGATGCTGGTGTGTGATTGGTCcgtgatgtgtgtgtctgtatcagCGGCACCTGCAGGGAGGGCGATCGGCTGGTGGTTGGGCCCACCGACCAGGGACGGTTCCTGCGTCTGAAGGTGGGCAGCATCCAGAGGAACCGCTCAGCCTGCAGGGTGCTGAGGGCCGGGCAGGCCGCCACGCTGGCGTTGGGAAACTTTGACCGCTCGCTGCttagaaaggtcagaggtcacatggGTTCACAGGGCATCTTCAGCTGACCTGTAGCTGGTGGGCGGAGTTAACTCTGCACCAGAATTAAATGAAATCTGTATATTGGCTGTTCCAGGGGATGGTGTTGGTTAGCCCGAAGATGAACCCCACTATCTGCTGCCAGTTTGAAGCTGCCATCATCCTGCTATTTCATGCCAAAAC is a window from the Takifugu rubripes chromosome 17, fTakRub1.2, whole genome shotgun sequence genome containing:
- the gtpbp2b gene encoding GTP-binding protein 2b; this translates as MVDLSGSGAVGTGLGQGSGSNNNAKKTKKSRTRRGKRGRRRRNKRNTRSNKTPPPYFPPEAEEGNIEYKLKLVNPTQYRFEHLATQLKWRLQEGRGEAVYQIGVEDNGLLVGLTEADMRASLRTLKRMAEKVGADITLLRERELDYDSDRSTRKIAEVLVRKVPDDQQFLDLRVAVLGNVDSGKSTLLGVLTQGELDNGRGRARLNLFRHLHEIQTGRTSSISFEILGFNSKGEVVNYSDSRTAEEICESSSKMITFIDLAGHHKYLKTTVFGLTSYCPNFAMLMVSANTGIAGTTREHLGLAMALKVPIFIVVSKVDLCSGSTVERTVRQLERVLKQPGCNKVPMVVSNPDDAVTAAQQFTQSTCVTPIFTLSSVSGENLDLLKVFLNILPPLSNSKEQEELMQQLTEFQVDEIFSVPDVGTVVGGTLYSGTCREGDRLVVGPTDQGRFLRLKVGSIQRNRSACRVLRAGQAATLALGNFDRSLLRKGMVLVSPKMNPTICCQFEAAIILLFHAKTFRRGSQVTVHVDNVRQTATVECLQGKEELRTGEHAVVRFRFIKHPEYLRLGAKLLFREGVTKGIGHITRLLPPLPQNQNQDQNLQEH